The segment CAGCGCGTCTTCGACAAGCATGGCGCCGTGACCGTCAAAGATGGAGAGTTGCACCTGGCGAAGGGGGACTCCGGAACCGGCATCTACCGCGACGATCAGCCGCCGCGGATGAACTATGAGATCACCTTGGAAGCGAAGCGAACCGAGGGAGACGATTTCTTTTGCGGCATGACCTTCCCGATCAACGACCAGTACTGCACGATGATCATCGGCGGCTGGGGCGGGGGAGTGACCGGCTTATCGAACGTCGACGATCTGACCGCGATCGAAAACGGCGCCACCGGCTACCAGGAATTCAAGAACGATCAGTGGTATAAGATCCGTCTGCGAGTCACGCCGGAAAGCGTGACCGCGTGGGTCGACGGCGATTCGATCTTCAGCGTGAATACCAAGGATGTGAAATTCAGCATCTGGTGGGAACTAGAGCCGATGCGCCCGCTGGGGATCGCGACCTGGAACACTTCGGCGGCGCTCCGCAATATCGAGGTGAAGAAGCTGAAGTAACGACTACAACAAGCATTAAAAAAGGCCGCGAGGATGCTCGCGGCCTTTTTCGCTTGCAAACGCATTGTTGGGTTGCGCTACGCTGCACCCAACCTACGAAAACGGTATTCGCTGTTACTTTCCGATGCAGTAGAGCGTCTTTTCGCCGCGGAGATACATCTTGTCGCCGATGATCGCCGGCGAGGCGTCGAACTCGTCATCGAGTTTGTTTTCGGCGACGATCTCGAACTTCTTGTCGCACTTGACCACCATCGCGGCGCCGTTGCGAGCAAAGAAGTATAGATTGCCTCCGGCGGCGACCGGCGATGCGTAGAGCGTATCGAGCCCATCGAGACGTTCGTTCTCGAAATAGGTCTCGCCGGTGTCGGCGTCAACGCAGCTGAGGATGCTGTCGCGTCCTTTGGTGATGAAGAGGAGCCCATCGCACAAGATCGGCGAAGCGATGTACGGCGTGCCGTTGTCGCGCGACCAAGCGACCTTGTCGGTGTCGGTAATGTCGCCGGTCGAGTTGAGCGGAATCGCATACAACGCGTAACCGCGATAGCCGGTCATGCAATAGACCAGGTCATTGTGACGAATCGGCGACGGAATCGCATTGGTCGCCTGACCGCCGCACTCCCAAATCAATTCGCCGGTTTTCAGGTCGTAGCTCCGAGCGCGATTCGTGCCGTTGACGACCACTTGCTTGCGGCCATCGAGTTCGGTTACCAGCGGGGTGTTCCAACTGGTCGGCTCGTCCC is part of the Blastopirellula sediminis genome and harbors:
- a CDS encoding 3-keto-disaccharide hydrolase — its product is MSKIYTSLSFVCCLLVGLSLHAEETKEAKPEVVKLFDGKTLAGWKIAHQRVFDKHGAVTVKDGELHLAKGDSGTGIYRDDQPPRMNYEITLEAKRTEGDDFFCGMTFPINDQYCTMIIGGWGGGVTGLSNVDDLTAIENGATGYQEFKNDQWYKIRLRVTPESVTAWVDGDSIFSVNTKDVKFSIWWELEPMRPLGIATWNTSAALRNIEVKKLK